The following is a genomic window from Elusimicrobiota bacterium.
AATTCCCTGTTAGTGTTACATTATTTATAATTGTAACATATTAATAAACAAAAATCAAGTCAAATTAAATGTTAATTTTAATTTTGCCATAAGGTTTTTTTCCTTCTGGGAACGTAATCATATTTTTTCTCCTGAAGTTTTTTTTACCGACGACCGAAGTTTTGGTTCAGTAAGTCCATATTCTTCTTTGAATTTTTTAGGATTTTTTTATCTCCTCCATTTGGATTTCGCCTATTTGGTCTAACAATTCAACTATCCGTTTATTAAGTTCCCTTACCTGTTGTATATTCTGACAAAATAGACGATACGCTTCTGTTAATTTCTTTACATTTTCAATCTCGTTTTGTGGAACATATTTGTAGATATTTCTACCTTTGTAAAAACAGGTAAGATATCCGTAATCTTTATATTCTACGTTAGGACTGATTGTTTTTATAGATTGAAGAACCTTCTGCCCTTTGACCCGAGCTCGGAAAATTAAACAGGCCGGTAACATCCTGCCTGTCATCTCACACCGCCTTTCCGCATATTGCCGCCTTTGCCTTAATTTACTTATTTCATTCATTAAATCCTGTTTTCTGTCCATCCCATCACCCCCCTATATTTTTATTGTACATTAGTAATATATTTATATTACTAATACTATTTTAGCAAAAAAACAATAGGGTGTCAAGCCCTGCAAAAAAATTTTCGCTTTTACCGACCGTACCTATCCCTTATGGCAAATCTTGAGTGACTGTCTCTAACCCAGCCATTTTATCGTTACCGATTGTCATTCCGAATTCAATATGTCATTCCCGTGTAAACGGGAATCCATAAATAAAGTTCCAATCGGATTGGGAATAACCTCCGTGTTATCTACGGACCCAAAAAGGACCTATCCCATTTTTCCTTTTTTCCCAGATATAATCTTGCTTTTTGTTATTTAAGTTTTGCCCCACACTTGTCACAAAATCTTGCGTTTTTGGGGTTTTTAGAACCACATTGAGGACAATAAATAACTTCATTATCATATTCCAGTTTTTTCTTTTTAACTGGCGTATAAGTGCTTATCCTATAAATACCGGGCAAAGGACAGGTAAATTCAAACACTATATCATCATCTATATCATAATCTTCTGCACTATATTTGTAATTATCAGAAAGAAAAAAAGTAATCCTGTGACTCCCGGGTGTTATTTTGATTCTTTTTTCTTCTCCGAACAGTATAGGAAATTTTGCATCAACAGATTGTACATTCATCCCATCAATTCTAATCCCGGCTATTTTAACTTTTTTTACTCCACCGAAAAGAGTTTTATATGACATTTTATTTTTTATTGTCATTACAACTCCATTTTGTGGTTCTTGGTAAACCTCTTGTTTGCCAAACCAACTAAACTCTTCTTGTATACCAGCACATCCAGACAACAAACCAACTGCTAAAAAACCAACACAAATAATTGAACCCATAAACTCATCTACCTCCTTTTTCCCGCACAATTAAAAACTAAAAACAAGACCAATATCTAAAGTCGGACCTGAAAAATTTAATTCAAAAGGAACATTAGTTGTTAAAAGTACCTTTTGACCATACGGATTTGTTAGATCTTCAATATTGGCAAATAGATATCCTAAATTTATAAACCCGCCTATACTGGCTTTTTCGTCTAAGTATCCTTCCCATCCACCTTTCAGCGTGAAACCGATAGCAGAACCTTTACAGGTGTCATTATATACTAAACTACCTATTGTAATTTGTTCCTCATAATTGCCTGATACACTGACCGGTCCGCCTCCAAGATAAAAAGAGCTTTTTTTATCACCCGATTCAAGTAATAATTCACCACCAACCAATATGCCCTTAACCGTGATATCCATATATCCTTTATTATAGTAGGAACCATATTCAAAATCAAAATTTGTACCACCTTTTATACTTTCAATATATGGCTTTATTGAATAAGTTTCTGAAAGTTTAAGTTTGAATGCACCACCCCAACCATAGATTTCAGTCAACTCATCAGTTTTTGTGATTCCAGAAAAAAGAGCTTTAATATATTCATTTACTCTATCCATTTTTACACTTTGTAATATCCAGTATATTTGAAAATTTGTACGACGAAGTATTTCATCTTTTGTTGGAATTGTATCTTTGACTAAAGAAGATGGGTTAGAAGATGTTTGCATCTGAGATGGTTCAATTTGTTCTTCTCGGGCAGGAGCATAATCTCCTGAGTTTTGTAATTGCCCACCACAAAATGCACAATATTTCGCAGTTGGTTTATTTTTATTACCACAATTTGGACAAATTATTTTTCTTTCTGATTCTAAATCATTAATATTTTCTTCTGCTATTGTAAAACTCCATAATTGTGATGGCACACTCCATCTATTACCCTTCTGCACTGCTACTCTCCAAAAATATGTATTTCCTTTTTCAAGATAACCAGAAGGTACTTTATATGGTGGTGATACATCAGTTTTTTTAAGTACTTTTATCCTGCAGAATTCATCAGTATAAATTGCAATTGTATACGAGTCGGCATCATCTATATCTTCCCAATCCATCGTAGGTGTTGTTATCTGAACGATTGAACCGTCCAGTGGACTAACAAGTTGTGGTTGTGGGGGTTTTTGTGAAAAAACGAAATTTGAACCTACAACAAACAAAAGCCAGAAAACAAAATATTTTTTCATAACTACTCCTTGCCCATGAAAACAAAAAGGGCGACAAATTCACCCTCAGTAACCAGTCAGGAAAACTGAGAAATGACCGTCGCCCATCAGCGACAGCCATTTCCTTACTGACTGGTTAGAGGATTTTTTCCTCTTTAAGGAAATACTGTTAAAAAATAGTACAAAAAACAAAGAACGATTTTATTCAAAATCTATTTGATTAAACTTTTAATTTTTTCTAAAACTTTTCTTGCCGACTCAATAGCCTCTGTTGCTTTATCTTTGCTGAATTCTATAGCAAATGGGTATCGGGTCGGTATGTATAGTTTATCAAGAGTTTCTAACTTTTCTATTATATCAGTTAAGGAATTATCATATTTTAAGCAATCTTTTAGCAATTCCTTTAATGGATGAATTTTTCTTGGCACTTCTCTATAATAAACCAAGAATGCTTTTAATGATTTTTCAGCTATTTGTTGACAATGAAAACAAATATCAGCATAAAATTCACTTGTATTCAACAAATGTTCTGCTACTGCTAAATCTTGTTCTGCTTTTTTTAACCAATCGCTTGCTGATAGAATATCATTTTTCATATAATATTTTTCCCTCTCTCAATATAACTTCTGCAAAAAGCCGTTCTTCAAATTGCATTTTTTGGAATTCTTCGGGAGTCAACACAATTGGTTCCACCGGTAAAGGATTGTTTCTTAACAATTTTAGCACTTCGCCAATCCTATCAAATATGTCTTTATCAGTTTTTTTAATTATTAAAAGATCTATATCTGACTGTTCAGTGAATTCGCCTCTTGCTGCAGAACCATAAAGTATAATCTTTTCCGGTTCGTATCCAATTATGTCATTTATTGTCTGCTGTAAGTTAGATTGCCAAGTATTCGTTCCCACAAATTTTCTCCCAACTCCAATTTTTATATTTTTAATTGTATAAAAAAGATTGCAAAAAAGCAAGATAAAAACTTTGCTTCTGAACGACGGCTATTTTTCCTTTGTGATATTCACAATCCTGCTTTCAAGTTGTGCTTTTATCGGTGAGTAACTTTTTACAAATTGAATTTGAGCATCTCTGTCTATAATTCCGGTATCACGAATCTCTTTTCCTTTTTTGAATGTATCAAATCCGTCGCCGCCTTTCGCAACAAATGAGTTGGTAGCAACTTTATAGTATTTTTTCGGATTTATCGGCTGGTTCCTAACGGTAATCTCAACAACTTTATCAGCCGCTTTTCTGTTTCTATCATACTTGAATTTCAAGCCCGCTACCTGAAGCATCCCGAACCTGCCGGAGACGGAACTTTCTAAAATCTCTTTTATCTGCGAACCTGTAAGTTTCATCGTAAAAATCGTATTGCCAAACGGTGAAAGTTCGTAGAGGTTTCTCAAAGTAATTTTACCTTCTGGCAGGTCAGCCCGAATCCCGCCGGCGTTCTGGAAAGCGATATCCGAATTCGTTATTTTTCTGAATACATCCGCCTGCCAGTTACCCAGCGGAATTTCGCCGTTTTTATCCGTTACAGAATGTGAAAGTTTCTGTGCCGATGAACCTATAATACTTTCCATTTTGGCAGAAATTTGCTCGGTAAGTTTTCCAATTTTCGTTTTAAGTTCTGTGTCCTCGCCAAGTTTCTTTCTGTTTAATGGTATCAATTTGTATTTTTTACTGACGATTTTTCCTTTTCTTATTTTTATTACTATTTGGCCAACGCATTTTCCGTAGCAACCTGCTTGAACAATCATTGTATTTTTTACCAGAATCGGCTTTTTCAAGAAATTATGTGTATGACCACCAATAATAATATCAATACCATCAGTGTTTTCGGCTAAAAAAACATCGTCTTCAAACTCACCTTCTTTTGCAAGTCCAATATGGGTTAATGCAACAACGACATCACATTTTTGTTTCAGAAGCGGGATATAATTTTTGGCAACATCTGTTTCTTTCCGGAATTCTAATCCCCGACGGACTTCCGGCATCGTGATATACGGCATTGCAGAAGTAGTCAGTCCAAGCACGCCTATTCTTACACCGTAAATTTCTTTTATATAATACGGCTCAAGCCATTTTACGATATTCTTCGTTTTCTTATCAATAACATTTGCACCCAATACTGAAAAGTTTGCCATTTCTACAAGTTTTTTTAACCGCTTCTGTCCTTTGTCAAACTCGTGATTACCAACTGTAAGCGTATCGTATCCAAGTTCATTCATTACTTTTACACAAACCTCGCCATTTGTTAAATCGCCTTCCGGTGTGCCTTGAAAAATATCACCTGCATCAAGCAAAATATACGGCTTTTGTTGTGATTTCAAGAAATTGGACAGAACCGTACTTGTTTCTATATGCCCGTGAACATCATTAGTATGAAAAATAACAATCTTTGTAGTAGCCAGTTCAACTGAATAGAAAAAATACAAGCCAACTACAATTGCAACTACAAGAATACCAATTAGTTTTCTTAAATTTTTCATAGTATTTATATTTTACTTAACAAAGTAGCAAAAATCAACTAAAAAATTGACAAATTGACTTATTTTTTATATAATTTTTATGCAATGGTAAATAACGAACTATTCCCTGAAAAAGAACTTGAAAGTTATAAAATCAAAAAAGTTATCAAGCGTGATGGCCGAATCGTTACATTTAACAAAGATAAAATTACAGATGCTATTTTCAGAGCGGCTGTAGAAGTTGGCGGGGCTGACTGTGAACTTGCAGATTCGTTAGCCAGAAAAGTTGTTCAGATGATAAATGATAATTATCCGACAGACGCTACACCGGCTGTTGAAGAGATTCAGGATTTAACCGAAAAGGTGCTGGTTGAAAATGGCCATTATACAACTGCTAAGGCCTATATTTTATATAGGGCACAACATAAACAACTCCGTGAAGGTCGGGAAGCAAATATCCAGGTTCAGGATAATATACCTTACAAGATTTTATGGAAGTATTTCACATGGAATGTTGACCATAACTGTGATACTATTGAAAAACTGAACTTGCAGATAAAAAACGGGACAATCAAACAACTTATAGACGATGCAGAATCGCTTTACCAAGATGAAATAGAAAAAGTTGCCCTAAAAATTATTGAAAATACAGACAGAATCCGAATGATAATTGTAGCAGGCCCTTCTTCAAGTGGAAAGACCACAACTACCACAAAGATTAGTGAGGTTCTTCAAAAGAAAAATATTAGTTTCGTACTTCTGAATCTTGACAATTATTTTAAAGACCTTGAAAACCATCCAAAAGACGAATATGGCGACTACGATTTTGAGACGCCTGAAGCACTGGATTTGCCGTTAATTAATCAACATCTTTTTGACCTGCTTAAAGGCAAAACAATCAAAATGCCTTATTATGATTTTAAGATTGGGAAACGATTTTTAGATAGAACCGAATTCAAACTTCAACCAAACCAGATTCTTTTGATTGATTCTCTGCACGGGCTTTACGACGAGATGACAAAAAGTATCCCGCATAATATGAAGTTCAAATTCTACATAGAAGCAATCTGCCAGATAAGAGATAAAAACAATGAATTCGTCCGCTGGTCTGATTTAAGAATGCTTCGGCGGATGGTCAGAGACATTTGGCATCGTGCTTATAATCCAATGCGAACTGTCGGGCATTGGCATTATGTCCGTCGGGCAGAAATGAAATACATTGTTCCATTTATAAACAAAGTAGATTTTGTCTTTAACGGCGCGATGCCGTATGAATTGCCATTACACAAAAAATATATGCTGAAAGAATTCCCGCAAATTATCAAAG
Proteins encoded in this region:
- a CDS encoding HEPN domain-containing protein; protein product: MKNDILSASDWLKKAEQDLAVAEHLLNTSEFYADICFHCQQIAEKSLKAFLVYYREVPRKIHPLKELLKDCLKYDNSLTDIIEKLETLDKLYIPTRYPFAIEFSKDKATEAIESARKVLEKIKSLIK
- a CDS encoding zinc ribbon domain-containing protein encodes the protein MKKYFVFWLLFVVGSNFVFSQKPPQPQLVSPLDGSIVQITTPTMDWEDIDDADSYTIAIYTDEFCRIKVLKKTDVSPPYKVPSGYLEKGNTYFWRVAVQKGNRWSVPSQLWSFTIAEENINDLESERKIICPNCGNKNKPTAKYCAFCGGQLQNSGDYAPAREEQIEPSQMQTSSNPSSLVKDTIPTKDEILRRTNFQIYWILQSVKMDRVNEYIKALFSGITKTDELTEIYGWGGAFKLKLSETYSIKPYIESIKGGTNFDFEYGSYYNKGYMDITVKGILVGGELLLESGDKKSSFYLGGGPVSVSGNYEEQITIGSLVYNDTCKGSAIGFTLKGGWEGYLDEKASIGGFINLGYLFANIEDLTNPYGQKVLLTTNVPFELNFSGPTLDIGLVFSF
- a CDS encoding zinc-ribbon domain-containing protein yields the protein MGSIICVGFLAVGLLSGCAGIQEEFSWFGKQEVYQEPQNGVVMTIKNKMSYKTLFGGVKKVKIAGIRIDGMNVQSVDAKFPILFGEEKRIKITPGSHRITFFLSDNYKYSAEDYDIDDDIVFEFTCPLPGIYRISTYTPVKKKKLEYDNEVIYCPQCGSKNPKNARFCDKCGAKLK
- a CDS encoding ATP cone domain-containing protein, coding for MVNNELFPEKELESYKIKKVIKRDGRIVTFNKDKITDAIFRAAVEVGGADCELADSLARKVVQMINDNYPTDATPAVEEIQDLTEKVLVENGHYTTAKAYILYRAQHKQLREGREANIQVQDNIPYKILWKYFTWNVDHNCDTIEKLNLQIKNGTIKQLIDDAESLYQDEIEKVALKIIENTDRIRMIIVAGPSSSGKTTTTTKISEVLQKKNISFVLLNLDNYFKDLENHPKDEYGDYDFETPEALDLPLINQHLFDLLKGKTIKMPYYDFKIGKRFLDRTEFKLQPNQILLIDSLHGLYDEMTKSIPHNMKFKFYIEAICQIRDKNNEFVRWSDLRMLRRMVRDIWHRAYNPMRTVGHWHYVRRAEMKYIVPFINKVDFVFNGAMPYELPLHKKYMLKEFPQIIKEYEADPKKIDAYIRAKRIFTVLQECDEFDETLVPKNSLVREFIGGSCYKY
- a CDS encoding nucleotidyltransferase domain-containing protein, coding for MGTNTWQSNLQQTINDIIGYEPEKIILYGSAARGEFTEQSDIDLLIIKKTDKDIFDRIGEVLKLLRNNPLPVEPIVLTPEEFQKMQFEERLFAEVILREGKILYEK
- a CDS encoding 5'-nucleotidase C-terminal domain-containing protein, with amino-acid sequence MKNLRKLIGILVVAIVVGLYFFYSVELATTKIVIFHTNDVHGHIETSTVLSNFLKSQQKPYILLDAGDIFQGTPEGDLTNGEVCVKVMNELGYDTLTVGNHEFDKGQKRLKKLVEMANFSVLGANVIDKKTKNIVKWLEPYYIKEIYGVRIGVLGLTTSAMPYITMPEVRRGLEFRKETDVAKNYIPLLKQKCDVVVALTHIGLAKEGEFEDDVFLAENTDGIDIIIGGHTHNFLKKPILVKNTMIVQAGCYGKCVGQIVIKIRKGKIVSKKYKLIPLNRKKLGEDTELKTKIGKLTEQISAKMESIIGSSAQKLSHSVTDKNGEIPLGNWQADVFRKITNSDIAFQNAGGIRADLPEGKITLRNLYELSPFGNTIFTMKLTGSQIKEILESSVSGRFGMLQVAGLKFKYDRNRKAADKVVEITVRNQPINPKKYYKVATNSFVAKGGDGFDTFKKGKEIRDTGIIDRDAQIQFVKSYSPIKAQLESRIVNITKEK